The window TCAAACCTCTATATTCGTAGAAatacatgtaaataaaataattctctTCATCAAATAGTAAAAGATTTGAATTACCTGTTCCTTGAGCTGATCAATCTGCTCGTTCAATAATTTAGTCTGGTACAAGGAAACATTATTCGAACTGAATAAGTTAAACATTAGTCGAacatatattcaattaatcgATATGATCGCTCGGGAAATAATTAACTAGCTAAATTCTAGTTGTATTTATCAACTTGGCAAAAATTTGTCCTACATGTTACTAAACAAGTTAGATTTTGGGctacatatattaaaattgcACATGTTTTActgaaattgatttgaatatatgtACCTTCGTAGCTCTGATGCTTCTTAAGCTATGTTCTAACTGTCGTTCGAGCTGATCTAACTCTTCCGTTGAACAAGAATCTAAGCCCTCTCCCAAGAGTCTTCTGAAGCATAGGTACATTCATGCAACAGTTAGATGcagaaaaatcaagaaagaagTGACTAACAAGGAAGATATATAACCTCTTAGATTCTTCTAGAAACTCCATCTTCTTAAGCAAATCATCACTGCTCTGATCATCTGTCGTTAGCTGTCTCAAATCCAATCATAGTACAAATTTTAGAATGTGTCTCACagttgattaaatttgtaccGGTTTTGTGGTTTAAATCTGAAATATCATAATTCAAACAGATTATATATGACTAAAAATGCAAGCTAAAGCATTTGATCAATATTTCACACATGTTCCTTAATTTCTTGCATGATAGTTTGTTTCAGACTTCACAAATTATGgcaaaattcatgtttttaacCAACTGAAAAAACTTTCTAAAAAGAACACaaactttctaaattttattggCCAACACTCAAATATTTGGAGTCTGATGGGTAAACTGAAAGTACCATTTGAAAGCTCTGAATGATAGCTTTCCAATGGTACTCATAGTAATGGTCATGGTTACCAAAAGTGATCCGAAATTCAGATTTTTGTACCATGTACTGTTAGAAAGTTATCGTTGAGAGCTTCGCACCTTCGGATGTCTCATTCGACTTCCAAGAATCgagttattggttaataaATTTTGGGCTCGGGTCAAATTTGGAAACATAATTTTGGAGCATTTTTTAACAACATAATTAGGTTATAGTTGTTGTCATACTTATTCCCATGACAGAGTTAGGGTTTCcagttaaaatttttatttttatgtcttattttgatttgaatttctGGAGAAGAACAAAGATTCGAGGCTTATTTTCGAGtatattgttttaataatattttcatttgatttgagTTGTTTAGGAGTAACAAACCTGATTTGCAATATACTTTTATTCTAAAACTACTAGAAAGTGGATAGATTTGTTTTAGATGAAACTTTACTATGAGCAAGTAGgttctccttttcttctttataaTCTCGATTTGATTACTTTCTTTACAAAGAAAAGTATGTCATGATCTAAACTCAAAATAATATAACTGTTTTGCACAAGATAATAGTGAGATACAATCATAAGGTTATTCGTAGGAGCTCAAAGTATAAAGATATAAGACTAACTAAATTGTTATGTTGTAATTTGATTGATTGGGTTATTTCATAGATTaactactactagtactatataaattccCCACTCCAAACTTCCAGCAAACACACCAtcaaaaaactttaaaaaaaaaaaaaacttactatctggaaaaaattcaaaacactCTATCACACTCCAAACTTCCGACGAACACCAACAAAAACCCACGCCCGCCACTACACGAACGCACCCAATGCCTTACCCCAGTCTTGAATCTTGTTGTTATGACGCCCCCTTCATTTTTTAGTGCATTAGTTCAATAAAACAAAGACGTTTCACCGTGACTTTTTCTCGAACTCTTGGTCTATTGGTTAGAGGAATGGGAAATCATTTTAACTTTTACCAATTAAGTTGTTGTTTCATCACGACTTTTTAGACTTTATCGACCAAAAGCGCAAATGccatttttcactaaaataaaactaagtaGAATCAATGTTTCAAAGTAATTCGGTGAAGAGTTCTGACCTTGAGATTTTCTTCCATGTTGCTCCCACTTGAAACGGCCGCATTTGCCATATATCTGTCTATGGTCTTATTGATCCCACTGCTGAATATTAAGAGTTTCAAATGAAAACATTAATCATCAAAAAGCAACCTAACTTTTCATAGAATGACAAATTTAACAACAAATTAGTACACAGTGCATGACTAATCCTGAGacttttccattttccttaagtgtttgaattaaattttgattaaattagaccttaatagtattaattagagCTAGCATAAAATTAACGAGAAATAAAAGACTTCTAAAATTTCCTAAAAGAACAGACTACTAATGTAATGTTCGAGCCAAATCCCAAAGTGAACGCTAGTGCATAGGGCACGGACAAGGAGAGAGACTCCACATTGGAGCGATAATTACGAGAATATGTAGGTATGACTGCTTATTTGATGAGACGAATGAATATGTAGGCACTAAACAATACTGCaaaaaatctcgtgccgaaaagaaaatgtttcgCTCTAAATGAGACAAAATGAGTAATAGTTTACATAAGTACCACTAAATTAGtcttgtttaatttttgtacTTGTTCATTGTGATGATCTCAATATTTTGTTGGGGAGAACAAACTTTGGGATTTGGACTTGGCTTATTTCCAAACCTTTAAAGGCATTGGAGTTTACAACATTAATTAAACCCCATTTCATAgctataattaaagtaaaacagcagaaaataaataagctaccaaccacaaaaattaaagagagAGGAACCCAAACAAATACACAAAGAATTGAGTGAAATTTAagaattgaaatatataattaataaacaaagtgaTGGTACCTTGAACTTGAGAATTCACACAATTTTCCAGTGGAAGAGAAGACCATGAGAGCAACTTCAGCATCACACAGAACTGAAAGCTCAAATGCCTTCTTCAACAGACCACTTCTCCTCTTCGAGAATGTGACCTGTCGGTTCGTCGCGTTTTCGATTCTCTTCAGCTCAGTCTTCCCTCTCACCATTGATAACTTTTTTGTAATTTCTCTCAGATCTGTGGAAGTAAttcaagagagagagggagagaggattttgttgttgtgtaGAAAAGGAGCAAAATTGTAAACCCTAGATTTGGAAAGGATGATGAGAGATGATTTTGGGGTTTCTACTTTTAGATGAGTTTTCAACCATGGAATGGGAATAAAGATGCTTTAGGAAAGGCCAGGTGATTGGTGAACCCAAATACTGACCTaatccatttctttttttagtaaaattagaCAACCTGAAAAGAAAGACTAAAATGAATGGGAATAATGCAACAAGTGGAGACCTGTCGGAGTTGTGAACTCCAAAATTCCGGGCCCACTCATTTAGTCTTacttcaaattaatattacaaatattttttcaaaaattagtCAAAATATATCCCTCAGTCTATTTCAGTTCTGGTAATCTGACATGAAAGCAATCAACTCATATCAGATTTAATTACCATACTTTATTGGTTGGTAAATTGTTTGATCTGTTATTAAACAAATTGATCCATCTATTAGCAAACAGATTAATCACGTAATTATGAATATCACACAAAACATTTAGATCATCGATTAATTACCGATCAAATTAATTCCAACTACAGTAGGACGACAAAAAAAGGAACAGATGGATTATCATGTTcgttatattaaaattgatttaaaatagtTGTCTGCGATTGACTATCTGATCTACTTCATCTACTCCCCGGTCCCCCCCGTCCCACTCTAAGTgaaccaatttttttctttttaagatGTCCCACTCTAAATtaacatttctaaaaatagaataagtttctctctctactttttccctcattcttactttattatctcaacttaacatacaaaacaacattatataaaa is drawn from Salvia hispanica cultivar TCC Black 2014 chromosome 6, UniMelb_Shisp_WGS_1.0, whole genome shotgun sequence and contains these coding sequences:
- the LOC125193094 gene encoding agamous-like MADS-box protein AGL14 isoform X2, whose product is MVRGKTELKRIENATNRQVTFSKRRSGLLKKAFELSVLCDAEVALMVFSSTGKLCEFSSSSGINKTIDRYMANAAVSSGSNMEENLKLTTDDQSSDDLLKKMEFLEESKRRLLGEGLDSCSTEELDQLERQLEHSLRSIRATKTKLLNEQIDQLKEQGKKLTRENAELRKKSEMLYLTDAPPPLPVAVETALFIGPPSQTHRQTP
- the LOC125193094 gene encoding agamous-like MADS-box protein AGL19 isoform X1, which codes for MVRGKTELKRIENATNRQVTFSKRRSGLLKKAFELSVLCDAEVALMVFSSTGKLCEFSSSSSGINKTIDRYMANAAVSSGSNMEENLKLTTDDQSSDDLLKKMEFLEESKRRLLGEGLDSCSTEELDQLERQLEHSLRSIRATKTKLLNEQIDQLKEQGKKLTRENAELRKKSEMLYLTDAPPPLPVAVETALFIGPPSQTHRQTP
- the LOC125193094 gene encoding agamous-like MADS-box protein AGL19 isoform X3, with protein sequence MVRGKTELKRIENATNRQVTFSKRRSGLLKKAFELSVLCDAEVALMVFSSTGKLCEFSSSSSGINKTIDRYMANAAVSSGSNMEENLKLTTDDQSSDDLLKKMEFLEESKRLLGEGLDSCSTEELDQLERQLEHSLRSIRATKTKLLNEQIDQLKEQGKKLTRENAELRKKSEMLYLTDAPPPLPVAVETALFIGPPSQTHRQTP